In the genome of candidate division KSB1 bacterium, the window TGCGCCACGCACTATTAAGAATCCTGGTCGGCAAGGTGCTGATGGGCGAGAAAACTCGACATGCCCTCTTTGTGGAGAAGTACGGCTTTGCCCCACCCGGCTTTGTCACCATCAGCCCGGCAAAGCAGTGTAATCTCTATTGCGAGGGGTGTTATGCCGGTAGTACCACCGCCAAAGTGAACCTCGACTATGACATCGTCAACCGCGTCGTGAATGAGACGCGCCAGAGCTGGGGCTCGCACTTTGTGGTCATCTCCGGTGGCGAGCCGCTGATGTGGCATAGCCGGGGCAAGGGCATCATGGACCTCCTTGAGGAAAACCCAGACACTTACTTCATGATGTACACTAACGCGACGCTCATCGATGAGAAAATGGCCGCTCGCATGGCGCAGACCGGCAACGTCACCCCGGCCATTTCCGTGGAAGGATTCGAAGCAGAGACCGACCGGCGGCGCGGGAAGGGCGTATTCGGCCGCATTCTCAACGCAATGGAAAATCTGCGGGAGGCCAGAGTGCCCTTCGGTATATCGGCCACAGCCACCAGGGAAAACGCCGAACTGCTGGTGAGCGACCGTTTCGTGGACTTTTACTTCGAGGAGCAAGGGGCCATTTACGGCTGGATTTTTCAGTATATGCCTATCGGCCGCAGTTACACCCTGGAGCGCATGATTACCCCGGAGCAGCGTCTCATGATGTACCAGCGAGAGCAGGCTCTGGTCTATGAGCGCAAACTCTTCCTGGCGGATTTCTGGAACAGCGGCCCGGTGGCCAACGGCTGCATTGCTGCAGCGCGCCCAGGCGGGTACTTGTACATCGATTGGAACGGCAAGGTCTCTCCCTGCGTCTTTTTCCCTTACTCCACGCATAACATCGTCGAGGTCTATGAGGCCGGAGGCGACTTGAATACGGTCATTACCTCGCCCTTTTTTGAGGCCATTCGCAAGTGGCAGCGGGGCTACGGCTACGGTCAACCGCCCGAGCGGGTGCAGAATGAGATCACGCCCTGCGCCATTCGCGACCACTACCGAGTGGCACGCGGCGTGGTGAAGCGCTTTGCCGCCAAGCCCATTGACGAGGATGCGGCCGAGGCGATACGGGACGAGCGATATTTTCAAGAACTGGTGGCTTATGGGGAGAAAGTGAACGAGCTCACAAGCCCCATCTGGGAGGCAGAATATGTGGGGCCTGAGCGGCGGCGTGTCGCCGCCTGAGGCCTGTGTGCACAACAGGGAGTTTCGACGGCGAGACCACGATGTGGTATCGGTGGGCAGGAGCGCGCGTCTGGGCTGACGATTTTTGGTACAGGCGTGAGAGCGGGCTTGCAGGCGTGGCGAGTCCGAATGGCGGACAAAATGTTTGCTTCCCGGAGCTGGACAGCTTGGCGCTGTGGCGAGATTCGGACGGGAACAAGGGTGCGAAGGCCTTTCGAGCCTCCCTTTCCCGGTGGCCATCCGATAATGGGGTGGTGCTGCGGCCCACGAGGCTAGCATAGCCCCAGCAAAGAGGAAGAACGGGAGTGGTTAGAGTCCTACAAGGAGGAGACGGAGAGCGAGCTGTCTGAGCTCGAACCAAGAATGGCAAAGGAGGAGAGAAGAAGTTAGGGTCATGACTCGCCTGGAGAACGTGGAAGGTGGGGAGTCACAGCGAGAGGGCTACGCGGAGGAGCTGGCTGTCAGTCCGTTGACCCCCGAGGGCAGCCGCGCCTAGTATCTGGACTTAAAGCGGGGGCCGCAGACAGGTGCCCCGCTCGCGTAGTGTGTCCAACAAGATAGGGGGAGGTGGAAATGGCAAGGAAAGAAGTCTGCTGAGAACTTTCGGCCCTGTTACGGCCGAAAACCTATCCCTTTGGGGTCAAGTTTTCTGATAACACCAGTGAACGTCCTCAAGGAACCATGCGGCCGAGACATCCGATGAATACCTGCCAGATTACAGCCATTGTGCGGTACTACGCCCGACCGATGTATTCTACGGCAGAAGATATGGCCTGCATTGTGGGTGGGGTTACTCTGGGGCTGATTCCTGAGACGGAAAACATGAAGAACGGGGAAATTGCCAAAATGCTGCATGCGGACCTGGAATCGGCGCGGGAATTCACCAGCAGAGTAGCCAAAATTCCTTACGGGAAGTTTAGGGCGGTGGCGGTGGCACCTATGTCAAAGTTGAACTTTGAACCGGATATTGTCGTCACGTATGGCAATACCGCGCAGGTGATGCGGGTCATCCAGGGCTATCTCTACAAACGTGGCGGTCGGGTTGCATTTTCCACTGGGGGGAGTGGAGCCTGTGTGCCGATAGTATCGCGCAGGCTTATGTCGATGATGATATTGCCTTGGGTCTGCCGTGTTTCGGCGACCGCAAAACCGCACTGGCCCACGAAGATGAGGTCACCGTCGCTTTCCCCTATCACTTGTACGAGGAGATACTGGACGGGATGAAGGCCACCGCCGAGGTGGCTGCCGGTTTGCGCCAAAGAAGCCGAGAATCTAGACATTATCCTGGCCTGCGATGGGGCGGCCAGTGTGGGCCAGGTGGGGCACGCGGTGGCCGTTGAACTAACCAATTCCAAGGAAGCGGCTCGTATGTGCTGCATCACGGCCGTAGCCGCCGAGTCGAAGGCACACGTTGATGTCGCCAGGCGGGCCAGGAAGCTCGTCGTCATCAACGGCTGCGCCAATCGCTGTGCCAGCAAGGTGCTGGAGAGGCTGGACATCCCTTACGATTACGAGACGGTCATTGCCAAGGAGGGAGTAAGCAAGGTGCCGACCCTTGACTTCGACAAGAAGGACGTGCAACGCATTGCGGAGAAGATCGCCAAGGAGGCGCTCGGCTAACGGGCTGTGGGAAAGCGGTCTTGTTCGAGGAAGCACTGGGGACACGATGTGGCTTCAAGATTCCTTATGGGAGTAAAGAGAAGGAGAAGAACAGAATGAAAATCGCCGCCGTCTCTGAAGATGGCGTGACCATCAGCCAGCACTTTGGTCGGGCGCCGTTCTACGTGGTTGTTACCGTGGAGAACGGCCAGATCGTGGGCCGGGAGACACGCGACAAGATGGGTCATGCCCAATTTGCCAGAGAGCCACATACGCGAGGGGCCCATGGGAGCGACTCGCACGGCCACGGCTTTGACGCGGCCGCTCAGAGCCGTCACGCCCGCATGGCCGCCGCCATTGCCGATTGCGACATCCTGCTGGCGCGCGGCGTGGGCGCCGGCGCCTACGAGAACATGAAGCAGGCCGGCGTTCGCCCCATTGTCACCGACATTGCAAAAATCGAAGCGGCCGCCCTTGCCGCCCGCGGCGAGTTGATCGACCACGCAGAGCGCCTGCATTGAGCGGCAAGCCCAGCATCAAAGTCCTCGGCGCGAACTGCGGCGCCTGCCGCGCGGTGAGCATAGGCTCGATGGTATAAACGAAACAAGATTTGTTCTTGAGGCTACCCCGGGCGGGCTGCATCCCGTGTGCATTGGCATTGCCGCTGTGAAGGCTACGGCCGGCTCCATTGTTGGCTCGAAACTAAGGGAGACGAAGCTGCCGAGCGGGCAGCTCAAGAGGGCCATCGGCGTTTTGCGGTGGCTGATCGTCGCCAAGATGATTTTCGATTTGCTGAAACAAGAGGTGCAAAGTGCTCAAGGCATTGCAGAAAACCGCAAAGGTGGTCGAAGGCAACCTGGTGGTGTTCGTGTTGCTCGCCATCGTGGCAGGCGTGGCCTTCGGCTGGAAGTTCCCGGCTGCGGCCAAGGGACTCAAATCGTACACCACGCTGACCCTCTTCATCATGCTCTACCCGATGATGATCGGCCTGCGCATCGAAGAGGTGGGCAAGGCAGTGATGAACCTGAAACTGATCAGCCTGTTCATGCTGTTGAACTTTCTTCTCGCCTCTGCTGGCGGCGGGACTGGCGTATCTGTTCCTGCATAGCCGCCCCGATTTCGCCGTCGGCCTGATCCTGACCGGCACCGTTCCCTGCGCGGACATGGTTGCCGGTTGGACGGGCTACGCCAAAGGCAACGTGGCGCTGGCGCTGGCGACCATCTTCTTCGGCCCGCTGACGGTGCTGGTGCTGGCGCTCAAGCCGGTCATCCAGATCACCTTCATGGCCACCTTCCTGCGGATTTCAGGCCGGCTGACGAAGTGGTTTGCCCCCACGCCGCAGCTGCATAAAATGGCGGTGGAAGCGAAGTAATCCCTCGCGGTCTGGAAAAATCACAAAATTGCGAAAGGAGATGCAATGAAATCTGAAACCCCAAACGAAATCGGCGAAAGCCTGACTGCCTTTGCAGAAGAATTCGGCAAGGTGTTGGACCCGGTCGCTTTCTTGCAAGAGCGGAACCCGGCGCTGTGCGCTGCTTTCCTGCGCCTGCACGAGCTGACGCTGAACGATGGCGCGGTCTCGAAGAAACACAAGTTCCTGATCCACGCCGCGATCACTGCGGCCCAGCACGATCGTGAGGCGACCGTCATGCATATCACCGGCGCGCAGGAGTTGCTGGAGACGGCCTTTACCATCATCCCGGTGGCCGGGATGCCGGCTTTTGCCGTTTTCCTGAGCGCCTGGAAACAGGCACGGCAAAGTTAAGGAGAAAACGCAGGTGACTACAGAAAAGCAGATCATAGAAGCATTGGCCGGGGTCCTGGACCCCGAATTGCACCGCAGCCTGGTGGAGCTGGGCATGGTGCGCGACGTACGCGTGCAGGCCGACGAGGTGTCCTTCACCCTGGCGTTGACCGTTCCCGAATGTCCGCTGAAAGACCAGATCGTGGCCGAAGCCAGGGCGGCCGTGCTGGCCCTGGACGGCGTCCAGGAGGTGCAAATTGACCTGACCGAGATGGCCCCCGAGGAAAAGCAAACGATCGGCCTCGGAGGAGCAGGGCAGGCGGGTAC includes:
- a CDS encoding radical SAM protein — translated: MAWRKLDAVWTKCLVGFLDAGVKSPALRQMALRKAEQSLYHHFVILNPGNSPRRCQEDKFQLVSNMFGAIDRALTSGRISRPVRHALLRILVGKVLMGEKTRHALFVEKYGFAPPGFVTISPAKQCNLYCEGCYAGSTTAKVNLDYDIVNRVVNETRQSWGSHFVVISGGEPLMWHSRGKGIMDLLEENPDTYFMMYTNATLIDEKMAARMAQTGNVTPAISVEGFEAETDRRRGKGVFGRILNAMENLREARVPFGISATATRENAELLVSDRFVDFYFEEQGAIYGWIFQYMPIGRSYTLERMITPEQRLMMYQREQALVYERKLFLADFWNSGPVANGCIAAARPGGYLYIDWNGKVSPCVFFPYSTHNIVEVYEAGGDLNTVITSPFFEAIRKWQRGYGYGQPPERVQNEITPCAIRDHYRVARGVVKRFAAKPIDEDAAEAIRDERYFQELVAYGEKVNELTSPIWEAEYVGPERRRVAA
- a CDS encoding putative zinc-binding protein, with the protein product MAVELTNSKEAARMCCITAVAAESKAHVDVARRARKLVVINGCANRCASKVLERLDIPYDYETVIAKEGVSKVPTLDFDKKDVQRIAEKIAKEALG
- a CDS encoding NifB/NifX family molybdenum-iron cluster-binding protein — encoded protein: MKIAAVSEDGVTISQHFGRAPFYVVVTVENGQIVGRETRDKMGHAQFAREPHTRGAHGSDSHGHGFDAAAQSRHARMAAAIADCDILLARGVGAGAYENMKQAGVRPIVTDIAKIEAAALAARGELIDHAERLH